CTTTTATGGGATTATTGtgttatatataatgtatagttgtgatgaaaattgagagagagagagagagagagagagagagagagagcagtttgaaaagatcatagcagtcttatgatatagacaGAGGATGAAGAAGCATGGCAGTGATGCATGGGGTGAGGCAAGAGGGGGAGATAGCATGCGTGACACAGGGGAGGCAAGGGTTCAAGGTCCACCTGGCAGCCACAACTGTCTGGCAATTATTCAATTATACGtttatttcttgttgtcttctcttcttgaagtttctgcTTCTAATTTTACTTCACCAAGTCACCTTCTGCGGAGTGGAGCTTCCCCACGAGATACGCTTTGCCACGTTACGCAGTCAGTAGCTTGCACGCCGTCGCATTGGGCAGGCGTTAGTTGTgcgggaactttttttttttttttcaggtaaggCCACGTCGACCGTTACGCGGGGACAGTGCCTTCTACCCGTTATCCAATCCTTGGAGCGGGTAGAGCCGTTCAAGTGGCTATATTTATTGTGTGGCAGATGTACCGAGATTACGGCTCTTGTTGTACCTCATAGTGACGGCCATGTCTTCTGGTGAGGAGTCCGCTGGCCCTTCCTTGGGTTTCCCCCTCGGTTCCAGGACCAGCAGGAATAAGAGACCTCGTGGATTTCATACCGGATTCTAGAATCCTGACGCAGTAATCGGATTCGTATCGCCTCTCAGGATTCTACCAGATTCGAATCCAGTATAATCGTCTCCCGCCAAGCCCTACTTCGCAAGTTCGCAGCTCCTCCatccagctgatttgacgtcaaatatatatatatatatatatatatatatatatatatatatatatatatatatatatatatatatatatatataaagccacgctattggtcagagagagagagagagagagagagatacagagaaaaaatatgaaaactgaataaggaaggagagaatatgaaaatcgaataaggagagagagagagagagagagagagagagagagagagagagagaaatatggtaacgaataaggcagcgtttctcaacctttttacccttgcgtaacccttaaaatacatgacgtctcaaggaacccctgcgtatgaaaacaaaattatatatatatatatatatatatatatatatatatatatatatatatatatatatatatatatatatatatatatatatatatattgtcattttatgtgacgtcaaatcagctgggtggaagagctgcgaagggggagccggtGTCACATGCCAAAAGTGTGGCCCGTGAGTGTTTAGTtgcgtcttctgcgcatgcgcggcCCGGGAGCGAACGACAGACACTATATATTATGTCATGCCTATAGCTATGACAGTGACAAGTGTGACAATTTGATTTTTTGTATATTGTGTGAATTTGGTAAACAAAATTTGATTTTTGATATGTGGCCTAATATTGTGACTGAGTGTTAATATAGCTCATTGGCACTTTGGGCCTTGAGCCATCACTATGGTAGAAAAAGAACCAAAGCAGAAATATCACTATTTGTTTGATATGGGTGGCCTAAAATATGCTGTGACTGAAAACAGTGTTAATATAGCTCATTTTTCAATGATACACTAAACATGGGCCTTGAAATGTATGTCATACCTTCTCCATAATCCTGTTGGATGCTTCCATGCCACACTTTGTCACAGCAGGCCGCGGGGTCGTCTACTCCCGGATCGCGCAatgcgcatgcgcagaagacgcaTCTAAACACTGTCACAGCCACACTATATCACAGGACACCGGGAATGGAGGCGAGCGCGCGGGAcggtttcttggggacagtgccgTGGTCTTCCCCGGCCTGGAAGTTTGCGGGAGACTAACCAGTAACCACTCGCCGGGCCATGGCACGCTTGGGCCTGCAGGTGTTAACAAGCTCTCGACTTCGCCACACTTATTTTTGACGGCTCTTGCAGAGTAAAGGGATGAGGTGAACAAGTTGAAAAGGGACAGACTGCCGCCTGCCCCCACGCCGATGAGGGTGAATGAGGGAGCATGCACTTCTCAAGGTACGCAGTACATTGGttcacctaacataacataaataataggataacaaagggccaccagggcccatctaggttatcctgtatccgtcgcacagcgacctcgtcatcagtacttaaagatacacttacaagtacacaatacattatatactaattctaaatatttggcccattaacagggctaagtcctgcagcgaaatcctctacaatttgtggtccccatacatggggatcatgtcttatttaactatagtaaatttcttataaaactatcatgcagtgctatacataattataaatctaataaatttaagtgcttatctaatctgtttttaaacattgtcaaactagtgctatttacaaccgtctctggcaatgcattccagaagtctaccactctatgactaaagaaatattttcttatatctaacctgcagccttgctttctaatcttcctgccatgatttctagtcctatttcctcctctaaggtaaagaaagatctcacatctatgtagtttgtatctgagaacattttaaataactctatcatatcccctcttatacatctcctctcaaatgaaaacatgtttaattcctttaatctatctctatactccaggcgctttaatgctggtatcatcctagttgctcttctctgaactgcttctaacatgttgatatcctgcctatagtggggtgaccaggcctgtatgcaatactctaaatggggcctaacataggaattatataagctacgcaccacttccttacttttataactaacatttctatttataaaacccaggatcctatttgccctatttcttgcttctaaacattgctttgaaaatttcatagtcctgtctatcactactcctaaatcctttccttcctctactgcctctagccaacatccctccatctcatagttaaagtttgtgttgtctttacctaaatgcataacctgacacttatcagaattaaactccatctgccacctgtctgcccatgctatcagcctgtccaggtctcgttgtattctgtaattgtccttttcaccctgtactgcacatgctatcttagtatcatctgcagactttgatactttgctactaattcctatatctaaatcgttaatgtacaccaagaaaagaagaggtcctagcactgatccttggggtaccccactaaccacttccttccactcagacattgccccatttaatactactctctgtttcctatcagaaagccattcactaatccaatcaactaacctaacctgttcACATTTTCGCTGGATTCCCTGTTCCTATATGTGAAGCTGGTGCTCTCACTGAGCAGTACTTTAGTGACAGTGTTTTATGCATAATGCTAAGGTTTTTGGACCTCGGGATACAGAACATTGACCAACAGGCAGGGCCGTTTCTAGGTTTGggggggccctaggcaagatgctgtttggggggccctagatttcaatttttcgtcACACGAGcatctaactccagaattttctgcTGAGATTTTTCTCTCGACAATTTTCTgccaaccttttttttctcgagtTTGGTCACACAGGGTACCAAACTTCCTTGCCGAGTACTGTTGCATTATGGGAGATATCAGCTGAgcagaatcaaaacaaacatggaTCCTGACGTAGCAGCGCTCGCTCTGGGCATTCTTCTGAAGAAGAAgctagagatgaaaagaagaaagcgcCTGTGGACTCGGGAATGGTTGGCTCAAAGACGAACCGAGAGTGTACTACAGGTTGCTTCGAGAAATTAGCACCGAGGACTCAGACACGATGATGCAGTGGCTACGGTTGAACCAGGTTCAGTTCCAGACTTTATTGGACCAGGTTACTCCACTCATCAAGAAGCAGGACACAAATATGCGCTCGTATGTGACACATGCAGAACGCCTAAAGCTTACCTTGCGCTACTTAGCAACAGGTATGTGTTCAGtaccaaaaataagataaatgttcATAGTTGCTCATCTCACTGTTCATGAAGGGAATATTTCTGATAAATCTATCGAGCAGCAActcctttcatgttttcttttacccTTTGAAAATCTAGGGAAATATCCCTAGAACTCAAAGAAATCTGGGGGTATTTTTTGGCACTCCTATCATGTATGAGTCCCTCCTGGTCCGAAGCTCCCAGTAATTAAATTCAACCTAAATCTAAACACTAATCTAGCCTAGTAAATTCAGCAAATGCTTAttttagcctaacctaaccagatctAATGTAACCAAACCTATTAttcataacctaatctaaactaaTAGGGACAGAAAAtgcatagaagaaaaatatcttGCAAAACTGTATACTTCATAGTACTAgacaattttttcttctctcaatctTTGCCATTAAAGTAAAGTAATACTGGTGGTTCAATGGaatataacctaacttaagctaaTAATTGCCACTAACCTAACTTGTGGAGCCATGGACTAGGAGGGACCCATACATGATGGGAGTGCCTATTTTTCAAGTTTCCAAAGAATTTCCTTAAATGCAGGGATATATTAACTGAACCTAAAAACTCCCTAAGCAGGGAGAGGACTGCAGGATCTCCCCAAGGTTACTAACTaaacctagcctagcctaacctaaccaaaccaaagctACTTTAGGTAAATTCTTACATTGTTTACTTTTCACAATTAGGTTTGCTTTTTAAAAGAATTTAATACCGTAACTTTCCATTCCAGACAGTATTTATCCCCTAGAAAATGTGCAATACTGCTGAGGAAGTTGTCAGAAAGTTAGTAACTTGCCAACCGTCACAGTAACTTATTTGTCTTTCAGGTGAAACATATCGGTcgctgtcctgccagttccgaATCAGCCACAACTTGATTTTGTCCATCGTCCCTGAGGTGTGCCAAGCAGTCTACAAAGTCCTGCAGCCAGCCTACGTCAATCTTCCCAAGACTGCAGAAGAATGGCTCAAGGTTGCAAGGGATTTCTACACATTGTGGGATTTTCCCAACTGCTTAGGGGCACTTGACCGTAAAAGAATTCTGATTAGTAAACCTCCGAGCAGTGGATCAGAGTTTTATGATTATAAGGGGCACTTCAGTGTTATCTTAATGGCACTTGTAGATGCAGACTACAAGTTCCATTATGTAGATGTTGGTGCCTGTGGACGtgcaagtgatggtggtgtgtgggacAATTGTACACTAAAGGAGGCGGTAGATTCTAATCTCTTGCAAATCCCTCAACCAGAAGTGCTTCCTTTCACAGATAAGACCTGCCCCTATGTATTTGTTGGCGATGATGCCTTTCCATAAAAAGAGTATTTGATGAAACCTTACCCTGGAAGGGATCAGACACCTGACAAGAGAGCTTACAATTATCGCCTATCTCGTGCTTGGAGAACCTCAGAAAATGCATTTGGAATTCTGTCAGCTAGGTTTCAAGTATTCAAGCAACCTATAAAGACATCACCAGAAAacaccactcacacagttttattacatagggtggaattaaaagcttttcctctcaactcccctcctctgaccgaccgttcagcctctttctcattggcgaaatgttgtatctctttctatcttttatcgctattttcatgctaactgctctactgatcttgctaagtgcatgcctcccttcctcctgcggccttgctgcacaaggctttctttttcctctcatcccttttctgtacaactttctaatacaagagttcaccagtacaggtaactctcgatttgcACGttagatgtgttccaagaggcattgcatatatcaaaatttgcataaaacaaacttgtaattctcataagaaacaatagataataggaggatgcgggatgtggtccaaaaaaatttgtacaaaatactctatttatttggctaaattaacatgtttttattatttaccattctaaatactagaagggtatttaaagtaaagggaaaagcaagaaataataagagaaagcaaaaaatgatgagaaaacaaaaaataataagagaaaacaacaaaacaaagaatacgtaaacaaaacactcactgtatcactgccttcaccactcacaccacagtcagtcaccatcttcctctgagctttaccactttatcataaatccacttatcaaaaataactccacatgcagaagatgaaggacgttttggggccatcttggtgaattataggcagattgaagagattccgtctgtactcagtgctggcagactgcaaatgaatcacgagaagagcgggagctggatccaagatctttaacaacgtcagagcaacctcctgctgtgaaatggcatccatgaatgcttggagggacgatgacgaggttgctatcagattgctctcaggttgctgggaacaccacctctctagGTGGTggtactgtcttatatatgcattaatgttcacaaaacatttctattagctttttacaaaccttgtccccaagaaaggattgttttgtaatgcataaagtgaaatcttacatggcataccaaaaaataaagcagagatgagatcggccacagacgaggtGGAGACTCGCGGCAACTCGGCCGcttgttcttcttgtgacccttttagcttatgtgttgctttcaccacaatatttgtttctactcctctattgcctgctataatggatatcatatcttagtattcatatacgctcatgccatgaggataacctcgactccgtggcactgagtgatagtgaattacaaatgaaataccgcggtatttttattccaacctccacccgccaacagcaacgaatctttgtggatgctattttacaaATGtcggtatgtgagcaggaggttgctatggaggttgtctgtaccaacatagacaacaacctgcttcttggatccggccccagagctcccacctatcggccagctgcggaactctctggcgcgcagtttgaaattgcgtctggcgcacAGTTTGAAAATgtagttgggccaaatcgcgtataagcaaaccaatcgTGCAAATTGAAttaatcataatattttttcggtcgcgttataacaaaaacgcgtaaatcaaacatGCATAAATCGAGAGTTGCTtatactcttaatcattcatacctttcactgacaaactctggaactccctgcctgcttttgtatttcagaCTTCCTataacttaacttcttttaagagagaggtgtcaagacatttgctccctaattttggataacacatctttttttttttttttttttttttttgtgttgcccttggctgactTTCTCtcctacgaaaaaaaaaagaaagaaaaggaacacctTTTCTACCCTACTATGATCAGACTTCCTTGAACACATTTCAACACATGACTCCTGCACACCCATTTATACAAATAGATCCAAATCCCACCAAGGCTCTGGCTgtgctttctttccctcccaacAGCTTCAGTTCCATTTACCATCCAAAACTAGTGTCCTCACAGCTGGACTAATGCTATACTCTCACTCTAAAACACAAtaatttttatccattttcatcttttactaTCTTCCCTGACTCTGCTAATTTTCTATCCCTCATATAGTCTATGACTTCTAACAATTAAACCAAATATTTCCCCATTGTTGCACCCTAAATAGCAAAATAGACATTGGAAAACTGTAATTGCACAATTATGTATTGGTCACACATGACTCATACATCCTTATCTTATGATGAGATCTCCACCAACCTTATGCTCATCTCAGTTTCACATATCCTCCTCACTTGCCCAAAGTACATCACAGCACGTGCTACAGCTTTTCCACATTTAACCTTCCTTACTCGCCTACCTAATCTCAAAGATGTCCTAAAAGAATCACAACACTTTCATCCAGATAACATCATCTATTTCTTAAAACAAACTAATCACCTCCACTCAATATGAACAGCTACTGTAATAACCTTTACCATACCAATACCCTTGATAACATTACACTGATGATGTCCACAAACCATTAACTCCAAAAAATCTTAATCTCCATAATCCACAGCACTACATGGCCTAAGCTGTCTGGTGCTTATAATTTTCAATTCAATTCCCATTTCTTTAGCTTTCAACCTCATTTCCATTCATACACTATATCCTTTTCCACTTCATTCCTTGCCTCCATGGTTACATCAATATCATCGCTTTGCATTAAATTATGTTGACTTATGTTACAAATATCAAAATCAATAGAATCTGTTTTACCACAAGTAAATGGAATTTTTGCACTACTTTTTGGAATGCTTTTCGGTCACTAATTTTCCTGGGGTTATCAatatcctgtttcctttttctgtcaCTGGAAAAGCATCATATGATGGAGACTCGTCCCTCCCTACTCTTGGGTTGTATGGCACCTCAATGGTTCCTTCTGTTCCTACTAGAGCCATCTTATACAAAAGACGATCCTTGTGGTCCAAAGGTAGGCGGGCCATCTTGAGC
Above is a window of Portunus trituberculatus isolate SZX2019 chromosome 43, ASM1759143v1, whole genome shotgun sequence DNA encoding:
- the LOC123518032 gene encoding uncharacterized protein LOC123518032 isoform X1, with translation MMQWLRLNQVQFQTLLDQVTPLIKKQDTNMRSYVTHAERLKLTLRYLATGETYRSLSCQFRISHNLILSIVPEVCQAVYKVLQPAYVNLPKTAEEWLKVARDFYTLWDFPNCLGALDRKRILISKPPSSGSEFYDYKGHFSVILMALVDADYKFHYVDVGACGRASDGGVWDNCTLKEAVDSNLLQIPQPEVLPFTDKTCPYVFVGDDAFP
- the LOC123518032 gene encoding uncharacterized protein LOC123518032 isoform X2; amino-acid sequence: MRVNEGACTSQGETYRSLSCQFRISHNLILSIVPEVCQAVYKVLQPAYVNLPKTAEEWLKVARDFYTLWDFPNCLGALDRKRILISKPPSSGSEFYDYKGHFSVILMALVDADYKFHYVDVGACGRASDGGVWDNCTLKEAVDSNLLQIPQPEVLPFTDKTCPYVFVGDDAFP